From Plasmodium malariae genome assembly, chromosome: 8:
TTGTGTTTATGTTAACTTGtttttgaataaattttatagatATGCCTTCATTTCTTTACTTATAGTTTATGTTAGTGATTTATAAATTCCTAGATATGTGTAACATATATACCACTATGTATTCGATTTtctattgaaaataatattaattgtaaattttacGTTAAGTTTCTCTTTGAGGATGGTAGCCTATATTATGAAGGTTTTCGTCATAacttatgtttatatattcttgTGTGTTTTGTAAggattctcttttttcttttgtaatattgttaaattcaattatttttttctttcgcAAATGAGTATGTAACCACGATTTCAATGGAGTAaactatatgaaaatatatgcatatatgtatgtgtttatatagttaaaaatattattgttttatgatcatattatttgtgaagataaatcatataatttgtgataaaatattaataatattaattgtaatttttattaaccttatataaaaaaaataaagtgaaAGATATTAGTAATATGAGAGCCGTTGTTAGACTGGGAATAAATACTTGATCTGTTTCTTCAGGTGATGATGGTTGTAGTAATATTGGGGTTAAAGTTTTTGGTAAACGATCGCATGGAGttaacattttcattttatgttCATATGCTTCCTTAAAATTGGATAACTCCTCACAAAAAGCGTCATCACTATTTTTTTGACATTCTTCGtaattgttattataaaagCTATAAAgattattaatatcattacAAATATGACCATCGGAATCTTTGTCCTTACCATCAAATTTGCtgaaattttcataatagcTATATAGTTCTTTAAGTTTTCCTAAAGAATTCTGCGGAATAGTTTTTATTTCGTCTTTGCATACATTTCCTATTTTGGacgaaaattttttatatatctcgAACAAATCAGGTTTCTTATAACTATCTTctgcatttattttatagttcAAGTATTTACAACGTTCAGGGCTATTAGAATTGtgtttttgctttatttcaATTAAGTATCTACCAATCTGTTGGCATGGATCAATAAAATCTCCATCTGCAATATCCATACATTTTTGTCCAGGATTCCCTCCGGATCCTCCAGTATTATGTATATCTGATGTAGTAATACGAttaaattcattttcatatttaagaTATAATGATACAGAATCatcctaaaaataaaaaaaacgtaataatttataaatacccAAAATCAGATTTTCATTGAATagatttatatatcatttctAGAACAATATACTCATGAAtacaacaatatatatagttattatGGAGTAACAATAAATTCTACATTTACGTCTGTAGTTCCAGCTGTCATTATACTTACGTGTATGTGAAtcaaataacaaaaattaaattggtataatattaatatttatataaatgaaaaaatatatatgatatgtttatatgtgctgtattcctttttttaatacaaagaatattaaaaagaaaaatttttaggAAAGTTTACTCTCtgctttttattaatatcaaaATAAGGTAACATAGTAATGTGTAAACTAAACGCTTTTAATTgattaataatttgaaaaacagggtaattttattgtaaatataaaaaagtatagaaaaaaagccattttctattttttgatTCACATGAATCTCATATAACTGTattgataaataaaacaaaaaaataaattaattttagtatattctcaaataaattttttattataattgaatatttattcagAAATCCTTTTTTgccttttaaaatattacaaataaataaatattaactatttataaaatatagtatttcctcatttattttattattattttttttattgttaagtTAATAcctttcatattatttaaattaatatttgtaataggctttaataatatatatattagtcaATAAACTGAACTTCACGaatattactaaaatttaaatttaactaaataaaaaaagacattTAGCTAAAAAGAAGTATAGTATATGAAAATAGgcatttatttgttaaacgaaaaatatacatcctcaaaaaatttattttaattataaatataatattccatGAATGTACTATAtcgtataattttaaaataatctgCTAATTCTCTTCATGGTATTATATACAGAAGTTAAAGTTTTACTTTCTTCTTTAGAACCTTCATAATgggataatatatatatttatattcgatatataaatgtatgcagaaaaagtaaatatgtttatactatagaataattattattatgtattaaaaataaaaagcaaaataatataatatttatcttaattgctttagtaaaatttattattgaaatCTTTTGTACATGTAgcataacaaaaatatagattAATGTGTCAATCaatatttatcataataatcTACAGAGCATACAACTTATTAGCAATGTTGTTTATGGTATGTgtttatatttcaatatataataaaacatttgcGAAGGttaatatcataatatttttcaattatgtatatgtcacttatattttatttatgatattatatttcatatgagttctaacatattataacatttaattcaatgtatttagaaaataatattaaattattattattttttttttttatatatattttattgttctaAATTATCTAACTATTATATACGTTTAgtatgatatataaattataagatatatcttaattgaattaatatatttaacatataataaaatatatttaaaaaaaaactgaaaaatgaaataaaagaaaaatatgtttttgttattatttcatatatgtacTGATTTGTCATTTTCTTCATAAGCTATGTAGAATTTTAAATAGTACAATAAGCTTTAtaattgttaaaataaatattagttAACGTTATTTTGTAGTAGATATTCTTTTGCtcttatatcattttattatttataatattaaaatttgtttttttaatttttacatcaGCGTTTAActtaataaagaataatatttatcaaagtgcattatatatttcaaaatattacgGTTTTGTTATTCgacttttatataaaatcatAACTATGTTCGTAAGTCCAtgtatgttaatatttttttaaaatatttaatatattttaatgtacttgcagtatgtttatatgattatagttaaattatataatttattaagttcacatatcaaatataagaaatataagaaaacatacgtattaatattcttgtaatttatacacaatattaatgaaatatataagtgatatatatatatatattacattataaaacataaaagtattttttgaaaggagacatatatattaaaataatatactttaaaagaactatatattcattatttgtaatataaaataagaatatttaagttcatttaaatttattaaatattttttgaaatatggataatgttaatattattaataagtaaaaacAATTGTTTTCTTAACAACATATTATTGAtatactataatatatatgttttatgtaatatgaggatattatattacaaataaatatttatatttcagtTAGGATTGTGTTATTTGATCGTCATGCTTATAATTCATTtagaaacatatttttttgattaatattattactgcattaattataatgtttaaaaaataagcagAATGCTGTTATTATAGCTTTTACTCAATACAAactagtaaaaaaaaatttataatttacttaatttttatggaatataataaaactaaaaaattataatgtatcaaaatggattaaatattttaacaaatagATGTACTATTGgtttatgttataaataaatatataatttataaaataataaaaaaaaatataagaagaaaaaatatttttaactaaatattaaaaagaaaaatattattctataattacaaaaaagagaaaaagaagaattattGAAAGtcaaaatttataaacaCCCATCAAAACTCAAAAAGGAAGtctcaaaatattttttattaatataataaaaataaaaatggatatttaattgaaaggaaaaaaataaaaatatatgatattttttgaaatttcttTGAAATAATCTTATTCTGTTTCATTTGAacttcattttataaaagtgtTGAAATTTATCAATTTAGTACTGTTTAacttatatacttttttataattatattttatatctttgattttattaaaatgttaataaattataatgtataaaaaaaaagaagaacaaACCATAAGAATCGTTTCTAATTATTggtttatatctttttttaaaagttaaaaatatatacatattaatgtAATAACTTATGTATCCagaataatttcattattatttcattttagtcattttaataatttcattgatattttaaatatattttaataaaacttgTATAAACAAAGGtaaaaaatactttaatgatattaatgtatatatatatatatgatcatttttcatttaagcCACAATAttgtttagaaaaaaaattaaattctttattaagagaatgaatttttatatatgattttttcattttgcgtatatataaataactcaagaaaaaaattattatatatataacggttaaagtattataaatttatgataAATAAGAACTATTAATATGTGAACATTTATTAGGGCATAGagattaacatttttttatgaaatatatggtttacttttttataagataaattatatgtggaatataattaacttttcatatattttaacatcaCTTTTCTTTAATGAAAAgatttattatatcaattaaaacattaattttcaaataatgcGAATACTTATAGGTTAcagaataattttcttttgaaAAGTGAAGAATATTGTAcagttatttttaatagaataaaatataattatataaatttatgtaataatattatattaattcaaaaatagtgttaaaatttatttatttcgctcttttttattattcaaaatattatttttttctatgtttaatattttggaaaaagttaatatcaatttttatttttttttaatatatataatataatcttactaattttattgaaaagagcattaatataatgttataatggatatttttttagaagtaaaaaatttcatatgtaatagtaatatattttaagtatcTGAATTTCAAACATCATATTTCATGCTtgcttttttcttctttattacTTGTTACTTTATATTCTTCTTCTTTACTTCTTACAGACATTACAAAATTCATATAACCTTTGTTTTTAGCAGTATTTCATCTTAAATTTTGGTTGTATTCGTATGAATTTATGAAATGTGTTTTTCTGCTATATCAATGGATTCTTCCACTGTCCCATCATTTACTATAGAACTTGCATATAAGTCATCTTCTCCTATCCAAACTTCTATCTCATTTCTGAAACTGTCCTTCCCT
This genomic window contains:
- the PmUG01_08057500 gene encoding PIR protein — protein: MTAGTTDDDSVSLYLKYENEFNRITTSDIHNTGGSGGNPGQKCMDIADGDFIDPCQQIGRYLIEIKQKHNSNSPERCKYLNYKINAEDSYKKPDLFEIYKKFSSKIGNVCKDEIKTIPQNSLGKLKELYSYYENFSKFDGKDKDSDGHICNDINNLYSFYNNNYEECQKNSDDAFCEELSNFKEAYEHKMKMLTPCDRLPKTLTPILLQPSSPEETDQVFIPSLTTALILLISFTLFFLYKFTPLKSWLHTHLRKKKIIEFNNITKEKRESLQNTQEYINISYDENLHNIGYHPQRET